The following proteins come from a genomic window of Emys orbicularis isolate rEmyOrb1 chromosome 25, rEmyOrb1.hap1, whole genome shotgun sequence:
- the TMEM106A gene encoding transmembrane protein 106A → MGETFSQFWKVSDQKERGGKSILRRKSADEDEVTNYGTINGGDSAASCMPCVGTVSRGCINCPTCQGTGRIPREQEKQLVALIPYGDQRLKPRRTKLYVSLAVTICLLMSSLIIFFLFPRSIAVQPAGLNASSIAFDSTVPSINLNMTNVLNVTNNNFYPVTVTQLDIEVLHLSVVIGKTTKKYLLNIGPLHSGQIYYAVSSIIRDYSTYNICTWIKIKVHNVLLHIQGTLTCSYLCHSEQLAFESYKYVDCRGNATLPHPLYHRPP, encoded by the exons ATGGGCGAAACGTTCTCCCAGTTCTGGAAGGTCTCTGACcagaaggagaggggagggaaatcgATTCTGCGCAGGAAATCGGCTGATGAGGATGAAGTCACCAATTATGGCACTATCAATGGAGGAGACTCTGCCGCATCCTGCATGCCCTGTGTGGGCACTGTGAGTCGGGGCTGCATCAACTGCCCAACGTGCCAGGGAACGGGAAGGATCCCCAGGG agcaggagaaGCAGTTGGTGGCTCTGATTCCATACGGTGACCAGAGGCTGAAGCCCAGACGAAC GAAGCTCTATGTGTCCCTTGCCGTGACGATTTGCCTGCTGATGTCATCTCTCATCATATTCTTCCTGTTCCCTCGCTCCATTGCTGTGCAGCCCGCAGGGCTGAATGCCTCCTCCATTGCCTTTGATTCCACCGTTCCCAGTATCAATCTCAACATGACA AACGTGTTGAATGTAACCAACAACAACTTCTACCCAGTCACTGTCACCCAACTGGACATTGAGGTCTTACACCTGTCCGTGGTGATAGGGAAAACCACCAAGAAGTACCTGCTGAATATCGGCCCTTTGCACAGCGGCCAG ATCTATTATGCAGTCTCCAGTATTATACGGGACTATAGTACCTA CAACATCTGCACCTGGATCAAAATCAAAGTCCACAACGTTCTACTGCACATACA GGGCACCCTGACCTGCTCGTACCTGTGCCACTCGGAGCAGCTGGCTTTTGAGAGCTACAAGTATGTGGACTGTAGAGGGAATGCGACGCTGCCTCACCCGCTGTACCACCGCCCACCATGA
- the ARL4D gene encoding ADP-ribosylation factor-like protein 4D — translation MGNQLAEIAPAPPFLPPFQALHVVVIGLDAAGKTSLLYRLKFKEFVKSAPTKGFNTEKIRVPLGGSRAIAFQVWDVGGQEKLRPLWKSYTRRTDGLVFVVDSAEAERMEEARVELHRITRTSENQGVPVLVLANKQDLPGALSASEVEKLLALHELSASTLSCTQGCSAVDGLGLQQGLEKLYEMILKRKKMLRHSKRKR, via the coding sequence ATGGGGAACCAGCTGGCGGAGATCGCGCCCGCGCCGCCCTTCCTGCCGCCCTTCCAGGCGCTGCACGTGGTGGTGATCGGGCTGGACGCGGCCGGCAAGACCTCGCTGCTCTACCGGCTCAAGTTCAAGGAGTTCGTCAAGAGCGCGCCCACCAAGGGCTTCAACACGGAGAAGATCCGGGTGCCGCTGGGGGGCTCCCGCGCCATCGCCTTCCAGGTGTGGGACGTGGGCGGGCAGGAGAAGCTGCGGCCGCTCTGGAAGTCCTACACCCGCCGCACGGACGGGCTGGTCTTCGTGGTGGACTCGGCGGAGGCGGAGCGCATGGAGGAGGCCCGGGTGGAGCTCCACAGGATCACCCGGACTTCCGAGAACCAGGGCGTCCCCGTGCTGGTCCTGGCCAACAAGCAGGATCTGCCGGGGGCGCTGTCGGCCTCCGAGGTGGAGAAGCTGCTGGCCCTGCACGAACTGAGCGCCTCCACCCTCAGCTGCACCCAGGGCTGCAGCGCGGTGGACGGGCTGggcctgcagcaggggctggagaaaCTCTACGAAATGATCCTCAAGAGGAAGAAAATGCTGCGGCACAGCAAGAGGAAGCGATGA